A stretch of Anas acuta chromosome 3, bAnaAcu1.1, whole genome shotgun sequence DNA encodes these proteins:
- the MEA1 gene encoding male-enhanced antigen 1 — translation MAVAASMGPERVCPGEPGPPEAPEGAAGWSGDEEEEEEEEEEEEEEEGGEEGAGYLYQPLSQEPEQGPGEAAGPGLQERLQMLGLHLPEPPADSEEEEEEEGAAAQSSRSSIPMDPEHVELVKRTMAGVKLPTLGIPPWASEISEEQWKDVVRRTLQARQSLSGPRPDWK, via the exons ATGGCGGTGGCGGCGAGCATGGGGCCGGAGCGGGTCTGTCCCGGAGAGCCGGGGCCGCCGGAGGCCCccgagggggctgcggggtggaGCGGCGacgaggaggaagaggaggaggaggaggaagaggaggaggaggaggagggaggggaggaaggcgcCGGGTACCTGTACCAGCCGCTGAGCCAGGAGCCCGAGCAGGGCCCCGGCGAGGCGGCGGGCCCCGGGCTGCAGGAGCGGCTGCAG ATGCTGGGGCTGCACCTGCCCGAGCCGCCCGCGgacagcgaggaggaggaggaggaggaaggcgccGCGGCTCAGAGCAGCCGCAGCTCCATCCCCATGGACCCAG AGCACGTAGAGCTGGTGAAGCGGACGATGGCCGGCGTGAAGCTGCCCACGCTGGGCATCCCGCCCTGGGCCAGCGAGATCTCCGAGGAGCAGTGGAAGGACGTGGTGCGGCGCACGCTGCAGGCCAGGCAGAGCCTGAGCGGCCCCCGGCCCGACTGGAAGTGA